One stretch of Pradoshia sp. D12 DNA includes these proteins:
- the fabD gene encoding ACP S-malonyltransferase, with product MTKFAFIFPGQGSQTVGMGKDAYDNYQNVKNLFLKADECLAEEFSKLIFEGPQEKLTRTYNAQPSLLITSLALLSVFREMSDLKPDYMAGHSLGEYTAYAAAGSIQYEDAVKLVRNRGLYMEQAVPSGIGTMSAILGMDESSLEEVTKTITNQGEPVQLANLNSPGQIIISGTMDGVRLAGELAKEKGAKRVLPLEVSGPFHSSLMKPAASKLADTLNTIEIRTPDYPIISNYTGTLAGTGNEIKDSLVKQLYSPVKWQQSVEYMIHEGVTTFIEFGPGTVLSGLVKKINRGVKVYSVKDIESCKNVVSSLDAEVKANG from the coding sequence ATGACTAAATTTGCTTTTATTTTTCCGGGTCAGGGCTCACAAACTGTAGGTATGGGAAAAGATGCTTACGACAATTATCAAAATGTGAAAAATCTCTTTTTAAAAGCAGATGAATGCTTGGCTGAAGAGTTCAGTAAGCTTATTTTCGAAGGACCGCAAGAGAAATTGACACGTACATACAATGCTCAGCCGAGTCTGTTAATTACAAGTTTAGCGCTTCTTAGCGTATTTCGTGAAATGTCTGATTTAAAACCTGATTATATGGCAGGCCACAGCCTGGGTGAATATACGGCTTATGCTGCAGCTGGGTCCATTCAATACGAGGATGCGGTAAAACTCGTACGAAATCGAGGCTTATATATGGAGCAGGCTGTTCCATCTGGGATAGGCACGATGAGTGCTATTCTTGGTATGGATGAGTCAAGTCTAGAAGAAGTAACGAAAACGATAACGAATCAAGGTGAACCTGTACAATTAGCAAACTTAAATTCCCCAGGCCAAATTATTATCTCTGGAACAATGGATGGGGTAAGATTGGCAGGAGAGCTTGCAAAGGAAAAAGGAGCAAAGAGAGTGCTTCCCCTGGAAGTCAGCGGTCCTTTTCACTCTTCGTTGATGAAACCCGCAGCGAGTAAGCTTGCGGATACACTCAATACAATAGAAATTAGGACTCCTGATTATCCAATCATATCGAACTATACGGGAACCCTAGCTGGAACAGGTAATGAAATAAAAGACAGTCTGGTCAAACAGCTGTATTCTCCAGTGAAATGGCAGCAATCTGTTGAGTATATGATTCATGAAGGTGTGACAACCTTTATCGAATTTGGTCCTGGAACTGTTCTTTCAGGCCTAGTTAAGAAAATCAACCGTGGTGTTAAAGTATACTCAGTCAAAGATATTGAATCATGTAAAAATGTGGTCAGTTCACTTGATGCGGAGGTTAAAGCAAATGGGTAA
- the fapR gene encoding transcription factor FapR: MKRNKKDRQAILKDMIQDNPFITDEELAEQLKVSIQTIRLDRLELSIPELRERIKSVAEKRMTDEIKSLPVDEIIGDIIDLDLDNSAISLLDIKPEHVFKRNKIARGHHLFAQANSLAVAVTNEELALTAKAAIHFTKSVYEGDRVIAKAKVIEVDNDKGRSLITVHSYVGKELVFKGEFSMYRTTTEKKDEQE, translated from the coding sequence TTGAAAAGAAACAAGAAGGATAGACAAGCTATATTAAAGGATATGATACAGGATAATCCTTTTATTACCGATGAGGAATTGGCTGAACAATTAAAGGTTAGTATCCAAACGATTCGTCTGGATCGCCTCGAACTATCCATCCCGGAATTGAGAGAAAGAATAAAGTCTGTCGCCGAGAAAAGAATGACAGACGAGATTAAATCTTTACCTGTTGATGAAATAATCGGGGATATTATTGATCTTGATTTAGATAACAGTGCTATTTCCTTGTTGGATATAAAACCTGAACATGTATTTAAGAGAAATAAAATAGCCAGAGGGCATCATTTATTCGCACAAGCCAATTCATTGGCCGTTGCGGTAACTAATGAGGAACTGGCGTTAACAGCAAAAGCTGCCATCCACTTCACAAAATCTGTGTATGAAGGCGATCGTGTGATTGCCAAAGCCAAAGTTATTGAAGTGGATAACGATAAAGGAAGATCCCTGATTACTGTGCATAGCTATGTAGGTAAGGAGCTTGTATTTAAAGGGGAGTTTTCCATGTACCGAACGACTACAGAGAAAAAGGATGAACAAGAATGA
- a CDS encoding DAK2 domain-containing protein, which produces MAITSIDGKRFAEMVIQGANRLSANAKLVDSLNVFPVPDGDTGTNMNLSMTSGAKEVKNNVQDHIGKVGSSLAKGLLMGARGNSGVILSQLFRGFAKNIEPKATIDGKEFALAFEAGVETAYKAVMKPVEGTILTVAREASKAGLAASETETNIIAIMEAILKEAKASLKRTPDLLPVLKEVGVVDSGGQGLVFVYEGFLAELKGEKLAETPESMPKMDELVKAEHHINVQGHMKTEDIEFGYCTEFMVRFEPEKIAENPFNEEQFRNDLSQYGDSLLVIADDDIVKVHVHAENPGNCLNYAQQYGSLIKIKIENMREQHSTILNETANDLRETAPVKTEKKDFGVVAIAMGEGIADLFRSIGADVVIEGGQTMNPSTEDIVKAIESVNADHVYILPNNKNIIMAAEQASDVMEKAVTVIPSKTIPQGLTALLSFNPAASASENEGIMKDALESVITGQVTFAVRDTNIEGLEIEKNDYMGLIDGKIKVKNKDRVEAAKQVLENILDDAEILTILYGEESSQDEVDRLVQYCADSYPEVEVEVHNGKQPLYSYIFAAE; this is translated from the coding sequence GTGGCTATAACATCTATTGACGGCAAAAGATTCGCCGAAATGGTCATACAGGGTGCGAACAGGCTGTCTGCCAACGCTAAATTAGTTGATTCATTAAACGTATTTCCTGTGCCTGATGGTGATACAGGAACAAATATGAATCTTTCCATGACATCAGGTGCTAAAGAAGTGAAAAATAATGTACAGGACCATATTGGTAAGGTTGGTTCTTCTTTAGCTAAAGGATTGTTGATGGGAGCGCGTGGAAACTCAGGCGTTATTTTATCCCAATTATTCAGGGGATTTGCAAAAAATATTGAGCCAAAAGCGACCATTGATGGTAAAGAATTTGCTTTGGCATTTGAAGCTGGTGTAGAAACTGCCTACAAAGCGGTTATGAAACCTGTTGAAGGAACGATCCTGACGGTTGCTAGAGAAGCATCAAAAGCAGGCCTTGCAGCTTCTGAAACGGAAACAAATATCATTGCAATTATGGAAGCTATTTTGAAAGAAGCTAAAGCTTCATTAAAACGTACTCCAGATTTATTGCCAGTGCTTAAAGAAGTAGGCGTAGTAGATAGTGGTGGTCAGGGATTAGTTTTCGTTTATGAAGGATTTCTGGCTGAATTAAAAGGTGAAAAGCTTGCTGAAACACCTGAATCCATGCCTAAGATGGATGAGCTTGTAAAAGCAGAGCATCATATCAATGTTCAGGGACATATGAAAACAGAAGATATCGAATTTGGATATTGCACAGAGTTCATGGTCCGTTTTGAACCTGAAAAGATTGCTGAGAATCCTTTCAATGAAGAGCAGTTCAGAAATGACTTGAGCCAGTACGGTGATTCCCTGCTTGTCATTGCAGATGATGATATCGTAAAAGTCCATGTTCATGCAGAAAATCCTGGGAACTGTTTAAATTACGCTCAACAATACGGCAGCTTGATTAAAATCAAAATCGAGAATATGCGTGAACAGCATTCAACGATTTTAAATGAAACTGCGAATGACTTACGAGAAACTGCACCTGTAAAAACAGAGAAGAAAGATTTTGGTGTAGTAGCGATTGCTATGGGCGAAGGAATTGCTGATTTGTTCAGAAGCATCGGTGCAGATGTGGTGATTGAAGGCGGACAAACTATGAACCCTTCAACTGAAGATATCGTAAAAGCAATTGAATCTGTTAATGCAGATCATGTATACATCCTTCCAAATAATAAAAATATTATTATGGCAGCTGAACAGGCTTCCGATGTAATGGAAAAGGCTGTTACAGTGATTCCAAGTAAGACGATACCTCAAGGGTTAACTGCCTTGTTGTCCTTTAATCCTGCTGCTTCAGCAAGCGAGAATGAAGGTATAATGAAAGACGCGCTGGAGAGTGTTATAACAGGACAAGTTACGTTTGCGGTACGTGACACAAACATTGAAGGTCTTGAAATCGAGAAAAACGACTATATGGGCCTAATTGATGGTAAGATAAAAGTGAAAAACAAGGATAGAGTGGAAGCGGCTAAACAGGTGCTTGAAAACATTCTGGATGATGCTGAAATCTTAACGATTCTTTATGGTGAAGAGAGCTCACAGGATGAAGTGGACCGTCTAGTTCAATACTGTGCGGATAGCTACCCAGAAGTAGAAGTTGAAGTGCATAACGGAAAACAGCCGTTGTACTCCTATATTTTTGCTGCTGAATAA
- the sdaAB gene encoding L-serine ammonia-lyase, iron-sulfur-dependent subunit beta translates to MKYKSGFDIIGPIMVGPSSSHTAGAARIGRVARSLFNRQPKWAIISFYGSFAKTYKGHGTDVAIVAGLLDFDTSDTRLIQSLDIAKEQNIEITFVEEDAITDHPNTARIRMGDDAGEMELVGISIGGGKIEILELNGFELRLSGHHPAILVVHDDRFGAIASVSNILAKHEINIGHMEVSRKDVGKMALMTIEVDQNIGDDIVEEISLLNHVTQVTKVSD, encoded by the coding sequence ATGAAATATAAAAGTGGATTTGATATAATCGGCCCAATCATGGTTGGCCCTTCCAGTTCTCATACGGCTGGGGCTGCACGAATAGGACGGGTGGCGAGAAGCCTGTTTAATAGACAGCCTAAATGGGCGATTATTTCATTTTATGGTTCATTTGCCAAAACGTACAAGGGACATGGAACCGATGTCGCCATTGTGGCTGGGTTATTAGATTTCGATACTTCGGATACACGTCTTATTCAATCTCTTGACATAGCAAAAGAGCAGAACATAGAAATCACATTTGTAGAAGAAGATGCTATAACAGATCATCCAAATACAGCCAGAATTAGAATGGGCGATGATGCCGGAGAAATGGAATTAGTCGGCATTTCGATTGGCGGTGGAAAAATAGAAATACTTGAACTGAATGGCTTTGAATTACGCTTATCAGGCCATCACCCGGCCATTTTAGTTGTACACGACGATCGTTTCGGAGCTATAGCAAGTGTTTCTAATATCCTAGCCAAGCATGAAATTAATATTGGTCATATGGAAGTATCGCGAAAAGATGTAGGAAAAATGGCTCTAATGACAATAGAGGTCGATCAAAATATCGGTGATGATATAGTAGAGGAAATTTCATTGCTGAATCATGTGACACAAGTTACAAAAGTTTCAGATTAA
- the recG gene encoding ATP-dependent DNA helicase RecG — protein MSRLNDLSVDTIKGIGPESALQLNNLGIYTVADLLEYFPYRYEDFRIKDIVEAAHDERLTIEGVIQSAPNLTYFGRKKSRLNVKLLTGRHIITVTFFNQPYMKNKLKLNETITVTGKWDKNRLTLTASEYKLGSEAREQEFEPVYHTKGDISVKSLRKWIKNAYLAHREDLVEILPEHYLTQYKLPERGLALRYLHFPQNAAEVKHAHRRFVYEEFLLFQIKMQALRKVKRENSNGQSHMYDNTKLKKFIASLPFELTDAQKKVVNEIAQDLRSPYRMNRLLQGDVGSGKTVVAAILLYAVVTAGYQGALMVPTEILAEQHANSLFELLQPFGVNVALLTSSVKGKRRREMMEMLEQGEIDILIGTHALIQKDVNFKNLGLVITDEQHRFGVEQRRILREKGESPDVLFMTATPIPRTLAITVFGEMDVSIIDQMPSGRKKIETYWAKHNMLDRILAFMSKELDNGRQAYVICPLIEESEKLDLQNVLDVHTAMTQYFSPKYSVGLMHGKLHSDEKDEIMRGFGNNDIQVLVSTTVVEVGVNVPNATVMVIYDAERFGLSQLHQLRGRVGRGAEQSYCILIADPKTEVGIERLNAMCDTTDGFALSEKDLELRGPGDFFGRKQSGVPEFKIADMVHDYRALETARKDAEELISGNEFWTDEKYKYLRDYLAGSGVLEGEKLD, from the coding sequence ATGAGTAGACTAAACGATTTATCAGTAGATACAATAAAGGGGATAGGACCTGAATCCGCTCTACAGCTTAATAATCTTGGCATCTATACAGTTGCAGATCTGCTTGAATATTTTCCGTATCGCTATGAAGATTTTCGAATTAAAGATATCGTGGAAGCAGCCCATGATGAACGTCTAACGATTGAGGGTGTTATTCAATCAGCCCCAAATTTAACCTATTTCGGACGAAAAAAATCCCGCTTAAATGTTAAGCTTTTAACGGGACGCCACATTATTACTGTTACATTCTTCAATCAACCCTATATGAAAAACAAATTAAAACTGAATGAAACGATAACGGTAACAGGGAAATGGGATAAAAACCGTTTAACCCTGACGGCATCTGAATATAAACTGGGTTCAGAGGCGAGGGAACAGGAATTTGAACCAGTTTATCATACAAAAGGTGATATCTCTGTCAAATCACTGCGCAAATGGATTAAAAATGCGTATCTTGCTCATAGAGAAGATCTTGTAGAAATTTTACCTGAACATTATCTTACCCAATATAAATTACCGGAAAGAGGTCTTGCTTTACGTTACTTGCATTTTCCTCAGAACGCCGCTGAAGTAAAGCATGCACACAGGAGATTTGTCTACGAGGAATTTTTATTGTTTCAAATTAAAATGCAGGCCCTTAGGAAAGTTAAAAGGGAAAATTCAAATGGACAGTCTCATATGTACGATAATACGAAATTGAAGAAGTTTATCGCTTCTTTACCATTTGAGCTGACAGATGCTCAAAAAAAGGTCGTAAATGAAATTGCGCAGGATTTACGGTCTCCTTATCGTATGAATCGACTGCTCCAGGGGGATGTTGGTTCTGGAAAAACGGTAGTGGCAGCAATCCTTCTTTATGCTGTAGTGACTGCCGGGTATCAAGGCGCCTTAATGGTACCGACTGAAATTTTGGCAGAGCAGCATGCCAATTCCCTGTTTGAACTTCTGCAGCCCTTTGGTGTAAATGTAGCTCTGCTAACATCGAGTGTGAAGGGAAAACGCCGGAGAGAAATGATGGAGATGCTTGAACAAGGTGAAATCGATATATTAATAGGAACACATGCTTTAATACAAAAGGATGTTAATTTCAAAAACCTCGGCCTTGTCATTACAGATGAACAACATCGGTTTGGTGTGGAGCAACGTCGTATATTGAGGGAAAAAGGGGAGAGTCCCGATGTATTATTCATGACCGCTACGCCTATTCCCAGAACTCTTGCGATAACGGTGTTTGGTGAAATGGATGTATCAATCATTGATCAAATGCCATCTGGAAGGAAAAAGATAGAAACGTATTGGGCCAAGCATAATATGTTAGACAGAATTCTGGCATTTATGAGCAAGGAATTGGACAATGGACGGCAGGCATATGTGATTTGTCCACTGATTGAGGAATCAGAAAAGCTGGATTTGCAAAATGTATTGGATGTTCATACGGCTATGACACAGTATTTTAGCCCGAAATATTCTGTTGGGCTTATGCATGGTAAGCTCCATTCAGATGAAAAGGATGAAATCATGCGCGGTTTCGGAAATAATGATATTCAAGTCCTCGTATCAACGACCGTCGTGGAAGTGGGGGTGAATGTGCCTAATGCGACTGTGATGGTGATTTATGATGCCGAAAGATTTGGTTTGTCGCAGCTTCATCAATTAAGAGGCCGTGTAGGACGGGGTGCAGAACAATCCTATTGTATCTTAATAGCAGACCCAAAAACAGAGGTGGGAATTGAACGGTTGAATGCAATGTGCGATACAACTGATGGTTTCGCATTGAGTGAGAAGGATTTAGAGTTAAGAGGACCAGGGGACTTTTTTGGCAGAAAGCAGAGTGGGGTACCTGAATTTAAGATAGCAGACATGGTGCATGACTACCGCGCGCTTGAAACGGCCAGGAAGGATGCTGAAGAATTAATTTCCGGAAATGAATTCTGGACTGACGAAAAGTATAAATATCTAAGAGATTATCTGGCTGGCTCTGGGGTTCTAGAGGGAGAGAAATTAGATTGA
- the plsX gene encoding phosphate acyltransferase PlsX gives MKIALDAMGGDHGPKESVKGAEKAINSFPELEIMLIGDEAEIKKHLTSDERITIIHTNEVITGDDEPVRAVRRKKNASMVLAAQYVKDGQADACISAGNTGALMAAGLFVVGRIDGIDRPALSPTLPTIDGKGFVLLDVGANADAKPEHLYQYGLMGSVYAEKVRNIEKPRVGLLNIGTEDKKGNELTKQAFALLKDADFNFIGNVEARDLLNGVADVVVTDGFTGNMVLKTTEGTASALFKMLKEAMMVDLKSKLAAAVLKPGFKELKNKLDYSEYGGAGLFGLKAPVIKAHGSSDANAFYNAIRQAKIMVEHHVAETIHEAIK, from the coding sequence ATGAAAATTGCATTAGATGCTATGGGTGGAGACCACGGACCAAAAGAGTCTGTGAAAGGCGCAGAAAAAGCGATTAACTCTTTCCCGGAACTAGAAATTATGCTTATTGGCGATGAAGCTGAAATTAAAAAGCATTTAACTTCAGATGAACGGATAACCATTATCCATACGAATGAGGTTATAACTGGTGATGATGAACCGGTAAGAGCCGTGCGAAGAAAGAAAAATGCCTCTATGGTACTTGCTGCTCAGTATGTAAAAGATGGACAGGCCGATGCGTGCATCTCAGCAGGAAATACGGGAGCTCTAATGGCCGCAGGTCTCTTTGTGGTTGGAAGAATTGATGGAATTGATCGACCTGCACTTAGCCCAACATTACCGACAATTGATGGAAAAGGATTTGTTCTGTTGGATGTGGGAGCCAATGCTGATGCGAAGCCGGAGCATCTTTACCAATATGGCTTGATGGGGTCTGTTTATGCTGAGAAGGTCCGCAATATTGAAAAACCGCGAGTTGGTTTATTGAATATTGGTACCGAGGATAAAAAAGGAAATGAGCTTACCAAGCAGGCATTTGCTTTATTGAAGGATGCTGACTTTAATTTTATCGGTAATGTGGAAGCTCGGGATTTGTTAAATGGAGTAGCTGATGTTGTCGTAACCGACGGGTTTACCGGAAACATGGTTTTAAAAACAACTGAAGGTACGGCTTCTGCTTTATTTAAAATGTTAAAAGAAGCGATGATGGTCGATCTAAAGAGCAAACTGGCCGCAGCTGTTTTAAAGCCAGGGTTTAAAGAACTGAAAAATAAGCTGGATTACTCTGAATACGGTGGTGCAGGTCTATTTGGATTAAAAGCTCCTGTCATAAAAGCACATGGTTCCTCAGATGCAAATGCATTCTATAATGCCATTCGTCAGGCGAAAATCATGGTAGAACATCATGTTGCAGAAACGATTCATGAGGCAATAAAATAA
- the rnc gene encoding ribonuclease III yields MQKSKRKINNDADFIAFQDRLGVSFENINLLKQAFTHSSYVNEHRRKPYEDNERLEFLGDAVLELTVSQFLYKKFNTMSEGELTKLRAAIVCEPSLVKFATEYSFGPLILLGKGEEMTGGRERPALLADVFEAFIGALYLDQGLDVVIEFLKKSVYPKIDNGAFSHVMDFKSQLQELVQKDGIGTLEYKILNEKGPAHNREFIARVSLNGKEFGAGKGKSKKEAEQHAAQQALMHLQKSSK; encoded by the coding sequence ATGCAGAAGAGTAAAAGAAAGATAAACAATGATGCAGATTTTATCGCATTTCAGGATCGGCTTGGTGTTTCATTTGAAAACATCAATTTATTAAAACAAGCATTTACACATTCATCCTATGTGAATGAGCATCGTCGCAAGCCATATGAAGATAACGAACGATTGGAATTTTTGGGGGATGCGGTATTGGAATTGACTGTATCACAATTTTTATACAAAAAATTCAATACGATGAGTGAAGGAGAATTAACAAAGCTTAGAGCTGCTATCGTTTGTGAGCCTTCACTTGTTAAGTTTGCCACTGAATATTCCTTTGGTCCTTTAATATTACTTGGAAAAGGGGAAGAAATGACTGGAGGAAGGGAACGTCCGGCTCTTCTGGCAGATGTCTTTGAGGCTTTTATCGGGGCATTATATTTAGACCAGGGGTTAGATGTCGTAATTGAGTTCCTCAAAAAATCAGTCTATCCAAAAATAGATAACGGTGCTTTTTCTCATGTGATGGATTTTAAGAGCCAGTTACAGGAATTGGTTCAGAAAGACGGAATTGGTACATTGGAATACAAAATTCTTAATGAAAAAGGTCCTGCACACAACAGAGAATTTATCGCCAGAGTATCCTTGAATGGGAAGGAATTTGGAGCAGGTAAGGGCAAATCGAAAAAAGAAGCAGAACAACATGCTGCGCAGCAAGCATTGATGCACTTGCAGAAAAGCAGTAAATAA
- a CDS encoding acyl carrier protein, with product MSDVLEKVSKIIVDRLGVDESEVTLEASFKDDLGADSLDVVELVMELEDEFGMEISDDDAEKISTVGDAVNYIKSQN from the coding sequence GTGTCAGACGTATTAGAGAAAGTATCTAAAATAATCGTAGATCGCCTTGGTGTAGATGAATCCGAAGTAACACTTGAAGCTTCTTTTAAAGATGATCTTGGTGCTGATTCCCTTGATGTTGTGGAATTGGTTATGGAACTTGAAGATGAATTCGGTATGGAAATTTCAGATGATGATGCTGAAAAAATTTCAACAGTTGGCGATGCTGTGAACTACATAAAAAGCCAAAACTAA
- the fabG gene encoding 3-oxoacyl-[acyl-carrier-protein] reductase yields MGKLDGKIALVTGASRGIGRAIAIALAKEGASVAVNYAGNSEKAENVVKEITEIGREAISIQGDVTNAESVTDMVKIVTEKFGKIDILINNAGITRDNLLIRMKEDDWDSVINTNLKGVFLCTKAVSRQMMKQRQGRIINISSVVGVSGNAGQANYVAAKSGVIGLTKTSAKELATRGITVNAIAPGFIETDMTNALTENVGEQMLKQIPLGRFGKPEDVAKTAVFLAAEDSGYITGQTIHVDGGMVM; encoded by the coding sequence ATGGGTAAATTGGATGGGAAAATTGCGCTTGTGACGGGCGCATCTAGAGGAATCGGTCGTGCCATTGCTATTGCTCTGGCAAAAGAAGGGGCTTCAGTTGCTGTTAATTATGCCGGGAACAGCGAAAAAGCTGAAAATGTTGTTAAAGAAATAACGGAGATTGGCAGAGAAGCAATATCCATCCAGGGGGATGTGACAAATGCTGAGTCTGTTACTGATATGGTGAAAATTGTAACTGAAAAATTTGGCAAGATTGATATTTTGATAAATAATGCAGGAATCACACGTGACAATTTGTTGATCCGTATGAAGGAAGATGATTGGGATTCTGTCATCAATACAAACTTAAAAGGTGTTTTCCTTTGTACAAAAGCTGTATCCAGGCAAATGATGAAGCAAAGGCAGGGACGGATTATTAATATTTCGTCTGTGGTGGGTGTGAGCGGAAATGCCGGTCAGGCCAATTATGTAGCTGCTAAATCAGGAGTCATAGGGTTAACCAAAACATCGGCTAAAGAATTGGCAACACGTGGGATTACTGTAAATGCGATTGCCCCTGGATTTATTGAAACAGATATGACCAATGCATTAACGGAGAATGTTGGAGAGCAAATGTTGAAGCAAATACCATTGGGCCGATTTGGTAAGCCGGAAGACGTGGCTAAAACAGCTGTTTTCCTGGCTGCGGAAGATTCCGGATATATTACTGGCCAAACGATTCATGTCGATGGCGGAATGGTTATGTAA